The following coding sequences lie in one Labrus bergylta chromosome 13, fLabBer1.1, whole genome shotgun sequence genomic window:
- the u2af1 gene encoding splicing factor U2AF 35 kDa subunit: MAEYLASIFGTEKDKVNCSFYFKIGACRHGDRCSRLHNKPTFSQTIALLNIYRNPQNSAQSADGLTCAISDMEMQEHYDEFFEEVFTEMEEKYGEVEEMNVCDNLGDHLVGNVYVKFRYEEDAEKAVIDLNNRWFNGQPIHAELSPVTDFREACCRQYEMGECTRGGFCNFMHLKPISRELRRELYGRRRKGRHRSRSRSRERRSRSRDRGRGGGGGRDHERRRSRDRERSGRF; this comes from the exons ATGGCAGAATACCTGGCATCCATTTTTgggacagaaaaagacaa GGTCAACTGCTCTTTTTACTTCAAAATTGGTGCCTGCCGACATGGCGATCGCTGCTCTAGATTACACAACAAGCCAACATTCAGCCAg acaATTGCCCTCCTGAACATTTACCGTAACCCTCAAAACAGCGCCCAGTCTGCCGATGGTCTGACAT GTGCCATCAGTGACATGGAGATGCAGGAGCACTATGACGAGTTTTTTGAG GAGGTCTTCACAGAGATGGAAGAAAAGTacggagaggtggaggagatgaaTGTGTGCGACAACCTTGGAGACCACCTAGTAGGAAATGTGTATGTGAAG TTTCGTTATGAAGAGGATGCAGAGAAGGCTGTTATAGACCTGAATAATCGTTGGTTTAATGGCCAGCCCATCCATGCTGAGCTCTCTCCTGTCACAGACTTCAGAGAAGCCTGTTGTCGTCAATATGAAATGGG GGAATGCACTCGTGGAGGCTTCTGCAACTTCATGCATCTGAAGCCGATCTCGCGTGAACTGAGGAGAGAGCTCTATGGGCGCAGGAGGAAGGG CCGGCACAGGTCTCGGTCTCGATCAAGAGAGAGGCGATCTCGCTCAAGAGACAGAGGtcgaggaggcggaggaggtcGTGACCATGAGAGGCGTCGCTCAAGAGACAGAGAGCGTTCAGGGCGATTCTAA